One window from the genome of Nicotiana sylvestris chromosome 9, ASM39365v2, whole genome shotgun sequence encodes:
- the LOC138877562 gene encoding uncharacterized protein has product MAVETKATKYDSLFALMAQSDDDNEEDEDDEVNFRDVQRNLKSYSSKKLRSLSNVLIDVYYSLVNDKEILTVELGETEQYRDDLVVCVVDLNKTIANIEHEKEALNERITSVENERDNLMVVVVDLKETIEGLTNEKHTLEEKVASTEEERDDLELERNQQLQAEKEKVRNDLEKSLKWTWSSDAVTAMYLNNSGNKQGIGFQREKTPYNPHNKYVTLPDN; this is encoded by the exons atggcagtggaaactaAAGCAACAAAGTACGATTCACTATTCGCGCTGATGGCACAGTCAGATGATGataatgaagaagatgaagacgatgaggtaaacttcagggatgttcagagaaatctgaaatcctactcttctaagaagcTAAGGTCTTTATCTAATGTCCTAATTGATGTCTATTATAGCCTTGtaaatgataaggagatcctgaccGTAGAACTAGGAGAGACCGAACAATATAGAGATGATCTAGTAGTTTGTGTAGTGGATTTAAATAAGACCATAGCTAATATTGAACACGAGAAGGAAGCCTTGAATGAAAGAATAACTAGTGTGGAAAATGAGAGAGACAATctgatggtagtagttgttgatctaaaagaaacaatagaaggtctTACCAATGAGAAACATACCTTAGAAGAAAAAGTTGCATCTACTGAAGAGGAAAGGGACGACCT TGAACTCGAGAGGAATCAACAACTCCAAGCTGAGAAGGAGAAAGTAAgaaatgatcttgagaaatccctaaagtggacctggtcctcagatgctgtcactgccatgtatctcaacaatagtgggaacaagcagggcatcgggttccaaagggagaaaactccctatAACCCACACAACAAGTATGTCACTCTACCTGATAACTAG